From one Myxococcales bacterium genomic stretch:
- the nrfD gene encoding polysulfide reductase NrfD gives METVATRLLYDVPHQTTFAWLISIYFYFTGLSAGSFVVSTMSYGFGLTKYKPISRIAVITATACLGIAPIALLMQVGWPIRSIWNHFTYLNFTSPMTYGAFLLVGYPVVCIFYALFMFRGDLKRTKLLGMIGIPTAIATHGYTGFILAFGKARAYWNTALMPTLFLVSAIVSGLALMILLVMLLFRFVFAERKIPADIVDGLAGLLGWAIVVDLFLTFCDIAVLSISHEGAQRMAWLVLGGSFTPLFVVVENLIGKVLPLVVCFVPALRKRHWVLALAAAGVVIGIFFMRYVTVFGGQVLPLM, from the coding sequence TTGGAAACCGTCGCCACCCGGTTGTTGTACGACGTGCCGCACCAGACGACCTTTGCCTGGCTGATCTCGATCTATTTCTACTTCACCGGATTGTCGGCGGGCAGCTTCGTGGTTTCCACCATGAGTTACGGTTTCGGCCTGACGAAGTACAAGCCGATCAGCCGGATCGCGGTCATCACCGCCACCGCCTGCCTGGGGATCGCGCCGATCGCGCTGCTGATGCAGGTCGGCTGGCCGATCCGTTCGATCTGGAACCACTTCACCTACCTGAATTTCACCAGCCCGATGACCTACGGGGCGTTTCTGCTGGTCGGTTACCCGGTGGTCTGCATTTTCTACGCGCTGTTCATGTTCCGCGGCGATCTGAAGCGCACCAAGCTGCTGGGGATGATCGGCATTCCCACCGCGATCGCCACGCACGGCTACACCGGGTTCATCCTGGCGTTCGGCAAGGCGCGCGCCTACTGGAACACCGCGCTGATGCCGACGCTCTTCCTGGTCTCGGCCATCGTGTCCGGCCTGGCGCTGATGATCCTGCTGGTCATGCTGCTGTTCCGCTTCGTCTTTGCCGAGCGCAAGATTCCGGCCGACATCGTCGACGGGCTGGCCGGCCTGCTCGGCTGGGCGATCGTGGTCGATCTGTTCCTGACTTTCTGCGACATCGCCGTGCTGTCGATCAGCCACGAGGGCGCGCAGCGGATGGCCTGGCTGGTGCTCGGCGGCAGCTTCACGCCGCTGTTCGTGGTCGTGGAGAACCTGATCGGCAAGGTGCTGCCGCTGGTCGTTTGTTTCGTGCCGGCGTTGCGCAAACGGCACTGGGTGCTGGCCCTCGCGGCGGCCGGGGTGGTGATCGGCATCTTTTTCATGCGGTACGTGACCGTCTTCGGCGGTCAGGTGCTGCCGTTGATGTAG
- a CDS encoding serine hydrolase has translation MPLILIAGASCYLGRAVRYNVSSVYDYKIFPGNELTASGQPFHFEKDLAAGRVPATLSFGRFQNQKLDEFLAANDTLAFLVLKDDRLVDERYFNGHSPTALSMSFSLGKSIHSLLIGIALAEGKIGSLDQPVTDYLPELRDRGFDQLTIRHCLQMTSGIRYKEWDNPFGRHVRLYYGDDIEKEILGFTLKEPPGTRFEYRSGDTMLLALILKRVLAPETITQYLQRKLWTPLGMEGDGLLCTDYAGKLEKVYCCLSARAVDFLKFGRLMLRQGEWDGTRIVPAEWVRQSTRIDESFGSVWYYQIQWWLASKERGDFMAVGHLGQYLYVNPGKNLAVLRLGRSRGDLAFEEWKELFTALAEQVR, from the coding sequence TTGCCGCTGATTTTAATCGCCGGCGCCTCGTGCTACCTCGGCCGCGCCGTTCGCTACAATGTCTCCTCCGTTTACGATTACAAAATTTTCCCCGGCAACGAACTGACCGCGAGCGGTCAGCCGTTTCATTTTGAAAAAGACCTCGCCGCCGGCCGGGTGCCCGCAACGTTGTCGTTCGGACGTTTCCAAAACCAAAAGCTGGACGAATTTCTGGCGGCGAACGACACGCTGGCCTTTCTCGTCTTGAAGGACGATCGCCTCGTTGACGAGCGGTATTTCAACGGGCATTCGCCGACGGCGCTTTCCATGTCCTTTTCGCTGGGCAAATCCATCCATTCGTTGCTGATCGGCATCGCGCTGGCGGAGGGGAAAATCGGGTCGCTCGATCAGCCGGTGACCGACTACCTTCCCGAACTGCGCGACCGGGGATTCGACCAACTGACCATCCGCCACTGCCTGCAGATGACCTCGGGGATCCGCTACAAAGAGTGGGACAATCCGTTCGGGCGCCACGTCCGACTGTATTACGGCGACGACATCGAAAAGGAAATCCTCGGCTTCACCCTGAAAGAACCGCCCGGCACGCGGTTCGAATACCGCAGCGGCGACACCATGCTGCTCGCGCTGATTCTCAAGCGCGTCCTCGCGCCGGAAACCATCACCCAGTACCTGCAACGAAAGCTGTGGACGCCGCTGGGCATGGAAGGCGACGGGTTGCTCTGCACCGACTACGCGGGAAAACTGGAGAAGGTGTATTGCTGCCTCAGCGCCCGCGCCGTGGATTTTCTCAAGTTCGGACGGTTGATGCTGCGCCAGGGCGAATGGGACGGCACCCGGATCGTTCCGGCGGAGTGGGTCCGGCAATCCACCAGGATCGACGAATCGTTCGGCAGCGTCTGGTACTACCAAATCCAGTGGTGGCTCGCATCGAAGGAGCGCGGCGATTTCATGGCCGTGGGCCATCTCGGACAGTATCTTTATGTGAATCCCGGCAAGAATCTGGCCGTTTTGCGCTTGGGTAGAAGCCGCGGCGATTTGGCCTTCGAAGAATGGAAGGAGCTGTTCACGGCACTGGCCGAACAGGTCCGGTGA
- a CDS encoding MBL fold metallo-hydrolase, with amino-acid sequence MKIVTLGTGGCFPNPRRAAPATAVQAADRWILIDAGENVGPRLVESGIPPEELAAVLLTHYHADHTAGLAPLLFGLHVERRRTATLMIGGGPGLGRLRQGLAQAFGDWLLNPAFPLQWTEYDPPGELAFGSELTVRYEEVVHAESHHCLGYRFASAGKVLAVSGDTIACDGLRRLIQQADLLLCEAGYPDDEPVAGHLTPVQIAALANGAGVKKIVLTHFAADRLTERLTAAVQADFAGEVRAARDGEVFVVD; translated from the coding sequence GTGAAAATCGTCACCCTAGGCACCGGAGGTTGTTTCCCCAACCCGCGCCGCGCCGCGCCCGCCACCGCCGTGCAGGCCGCCGACCGCTGGATTCTCATTGACGCCGGTGAAAACGTCGGCCCGCGGCTGGTCGAATCCGGCATCCCGCCCGAGGAACTGGCCGCCGTGCTGCTGACGCATTATCACGCCGACCACACCGCCGGCCTGGCGCCGCTGCTCTTCGGCCTGCACGTCGAACGGCGGCGGACCGCGACGCTGATGATCGGCGGCGGCCCCGGCCTGGGCCGGCTGCGGCAGGGGCTGGCGCAAGCCTTCGGCGACTGGCTGCTGAACCCGGCCTTCCCCTTGCAATGGACGGAGTACGATCCGCCGGGCGAACTCGCGTTCGGTTCCGAGCTGACGGTGCGCTACGAGGAAGTCGTCCACGCCGAATCGCACCACTGCCTCGGCTATCGCTTCGCCTCCGCCGGCAAGGTCTTGGCCGTTTCCGGCGACACCATCGCCTGCGACGGCTTGCGGCGTCTGATCCAGCAGGCAGATCTGCTGCTTTGCGAAGCCGGCTATCCGGACGACGAGCCGGTTGCCGGGCACCTGACGCCCGTCCAGATCGCCGCTCTCGCCAACGGCGCCGGCGTGAAAAAGATCGTGCTCACGCACTTCGCCGCGGATCGCCTCACCGAACGGTTGACCGCCGCCGTGCAGGCCGATTTCGCCGGCGAGGTCCGCGCCGCGCGCGACGGCGAGGTGTTTGTCGTCGATTGA
- a CDS encoding 4Fe-4S dicluster domain-containing protein: MPESKVRYGFLIDLRKCIGCQTCEVTCKMENDVHLGVWRSWVKKVEKGEYPRTTRKFLPLLCNNCENPICVTVCPVRANRRRPDGIVTFDPHRCVGCRYCMAACPYQVRYIHPLKRIVEKCNWCHHRIDAGLQPACVENCPTGARVFGDLRDPQSEISRLLAKHDTAVLLPEMGTKPQVYYIDFDEQVFATKQPLIWKWR, translated from the coding sequence ATGCCTGAGAGCAAAGTGCGCTACGGTTTTTTAATCGATCTGCGCAAATGCATCGGCTGCCAGACCTGCGAGGTCACCTGCAAGATGGAAAACGACGTCCATCTCGGCGTCTGGCGCTCGTGGGTCAAGAAGGTCGAAAAGGGCGAGTATCCGCGGACGACCCGCAAGTTCCTGCCGCTGTTGTGCAACAACTGCGAAAACCCGATCTGCGTGACCGTCTGCCCGGTGCGCGCCAACCGCCGGCGGCCCGACGGCATCGTGACGTTCGACCCGCATCGTTGCGTCGGCTGTCGCTACTGTATGGCGGCCTGTCCCTATCAGGTGCGCTACATCCATCCGCTCAAGCGCATCGTCGAAAAATGCAATTGGTGCCACCACCGCATCGACGCGGGCCTGCAACCGGCGTGCGTGGAAAACTGCCCGACCGGCGCGCGGGTTTTCGGCGATCTGCGCGACCCGCAAAGCGAAATCAGTCGCCTGCTGGCCAAGCACGATACCGCCGTTCTGCTGCCCGAGATGGGCACGAAGCCGCAGGTATACTACATCGACTTCGACGAGCAGGTGTTCGCCACGAAACAACCGCTGATCTGGAAGTGGAGGTAG
- a CDS encoding tetratricopeptide repeat protein → MGSNGRISYVWLWVMILAAVTVTALLFITGVIDGRYFFGALAVSIAAACLLFIVLSLIRRRGPRQKTERLKFELNKPEGKDHTLDEYLNLGRQLLKEERFAEAAKMFQEVINRNVRHWQAYNYLGRAYSSQGLFEQAKDAYERAIGIEYNYASAHFNLATAHEKLGDIEGALDRWRQYIEVGQTIGERTDWLAHAKERIAALEKQLGRRAREAEDPSWTDDLPPDEDLR, encoded by the coding sequence GTGGGTTCGAACGGACGCATCTCCTACGTCTGGCTTTGGGTCATGATCCTGGCGGCCGTGACCGTCACGGCTTTACTGTTCATCACCGGGGTGATCGACGGCCGTTATTTTTTCGGCGCGCTGGCGGTTTCGATCGCCGCCGCGTGCCTGTTGTTCATCGTTCTTTCGTTGATCCGGCGTCGCGGCCCGCGCCAAAAAACCGAACGGCTGAAATTCGAGCTGAACAAGCCGGAGGGCAAGGATCACACGCTGGACGAATACCTCAACCTCGGCCGGCAGTTGTTGAAGGAAGAGCGCTTCGCCGAGGCCGCGAAGATGTTTCAGGAAGTGATCAACCGCAACGTCCGCCATTGGCAGGCCTATAATTACCTGGGGCGCGCCTATTCGTCGCAGGGCCTGTTCGAGCAGGCCAAGGACGCCTACGAACGGGCGATCGGCATCGAATACAATTACGCCAGCGCTCACTTCAACCTGGCGACGGCTCACGAAAAGCTCGGCGACATCGAGGGCGCGCTGGACCGCTGGCGGCAATACATCGAGGTCGGCCAGACCATCGGCGAGCGGACCGATTGGCTGGCCCACGCCAAGGAGCGCATCGCCGCGCTGGAAAAACAACTGGGGCGCCGCGCCCGTGAAGCCGAAGATCCCTCCTGGACCGACGACTTGCCCCCCGACGAGGATTTGCGGTGA
- a CDS encoding (d)CMP kinase: MPARSRPIVAIDGPSGSGKSTVSKMLAERLNFVYLDTGAMYRCVGLLARRAGCDPLDAAALAPLLESLSIHFEPDGHGGQRVFCNREDVTAEIRRHEVSQAASQASSVPAVRTRLVAMQRQMGAGGGVVMEGRDIGTNVFPDAEIKVFLVAGDEERARRRVLELARRGQSVDFAQVLADQRERDRRDSERDLNPLRQAPDAVALDTTGLSIEQVVDRLAELVAAAGGRA; the protein is encoded by the coding sequence ATGCCTGCACGCTCCCGGCCGATCGTCGCCATCGACGGGCCCTCGGGCTCCGGCAAAAGCACGGTCAGCAAAATGCTGGCCGAACGCCTGAATTTTGTCTACCTCGATACCGGGGCGATGTACCGCTGCGTCGGCCTGCTGGCCCGGCGCGCCGGTTGCGATCCGCTCGACGCCGCCGCGCTGGCCCCGCTCCTGGAATCCTTGAGTATCCATTTTGAACCGGATGGCCACGGCGGACAACGGGTTTTTTGTAACCGGGAGGACGTCACCGCGGAAATCCGGCGACACGAGGTCAGCCAGGCGGCCAGCCAGGCCAGCAGCGTGCCGGCGGTGCGAACCCGCCTGGTGGCCATGCAGCGGCAAATGGGCGCGGGCGGCGGCGTGGTAATGGAAGGCCGCGACATCGGCACCAACGTTTTTCCGGACGCCGAGATCAAGGTGTTTCTCGTGGCCGGCGACGAGGAACGCGCCCGACGGCGGGTTCTGGAACTGGCGCGGCGCGGCCAATCCGTCGACTTCGCCCAGGTGCTGGCCGACCAGCGCGAACGCGACCGCCGCGACAGCGAGCGCGACCTCAATCCGCTGCGGCAGGCCCCAGACGCCGTCGCCCTGGACACCACCGGCCTGAGCATCGAACAGGTGGTCGACCGGTTGGCGGAGCTGGTCGCGGCCGCGGGAGGCCGCGCCTGA
- a CDS encoding twin-arginine translocation signal domain-containing protein has product MTGTKAAEITRRDFLRGTLALTGAALLAKPNLALSADENVLPVEFHGPWGVAFDPDGNLYISDPGRYGIRVFSPDGRELRRFGKPGSGEGHLNYPTGLSWRDGLLYICDTNNGRIAVTDQEGNHQRHFGSLGITTARLAMPNGVWAGSRWIWVANTRGHVLQRYSPKDGRLESAFGRLGDEKTLPEAGSIDYLLRQPTAVIGDDQGRIFLLDSKHARLLALDEEGRFRWESKAAFGGVALSRPQGLAYADGALYLADTGNHRILKLDGEGRAVDQMTGVHEPYGLAAAGGKLAVAQFKDRVVRLMDVF; this is encoded by the coding sequence ATGACTGGTACAAAAGCTGCCGAAATCACCCGCCGGGACTTCCTTCGCGGCACTCTGGCCCTGACCGGCGCCGCGCTTCTGGCGAAACCGAACCTCGCGTTATCGGCCGACGAGAACGTACTACCGGTGGAATTTCACGGCCCGTGGGGCGTGGCTTTCGATCCCGACGGCAATCTCTACATCTCCGACCCCGGCCGTTACGGCATCCGGGTTTTTTCTCCCGACGGCCGGGAACTGCGCCGGTTCGGCAAGCCCGGATCGGGTGAAGGTCATTTGAATTACCCGACCGGCCTGAGCTGGCGCGACGGCCTGCTTTATATCTGCGACACCAACAACGGCCGCATCGCCGTGACCGACCAGGAAGGCAACCACCAACGCCATTTCGGTAGCCTGGGCATCACCACGGCCCGCCTGGCCATGCCCAACGGCGTCTGGGCCGGGTCGCGGTGGATCTGGGTCGCCAATACGCGCGGCCACGTGTTGCAAAGGTATTCGCCGAAGGACGGCCGGCTGGAAAGTGCGTTCGGCCGCCTGGGCGATGAAAAAACGCTGCCGGAAGCGGGTTCGATCGATTACCTGTTGCGGCAACCGACCGCCGTGATTGGCGACGATCAAGGCAGAATATTTCTGCTCGATTCCAAGCACGCGCGGCTGCTGGCGCTCGATGAGGAAGGCCGCTTTCGGTGGGAAAGCAAGGCGGCGTTCGGCGGCGTCGCGTTGTCGCGTCCGCAGGGCCTGGCTTACGCCGACGGCGCCCTGTATCTGGCCGATACCGGCAATCACCGGATCCTCAAGCTCGACGGCGAGGGCCGGGCGGTGGATCAAATGACCGGCGTGCACGAGCCCTATGGTCTGGCGGCGGCGGGCGGCAAGCTCGCGGTCGCGCAGTTCAAGGACCGCGTCGTGCGCCTGATGGATGTCTTTTGA
- a CDS encoding 4Fe-4S dicluster domain-containing protein, giving the protein MKPRLDHWLEDRVTRGLRLSLLAAGLALLFPPGRLYALAILGLLLFIYGVRQWRRGGWRYALPVGLLAAAGLGLLLWSIHDRRAVEDYLALHRPLSLEFVPDGVYQGSAPGNNGDIHVQVRVAHGRIQQAAVLDHREAVYAFDEVLARLPGQRKIDLTDLSGFVFRNERSLIGLQAALEKAVLPAIFDAPQLSRAARAVFFVASNRGGRITANSLAVLFIVLLAFDYTFGPTLRPGLGQSLNCYNCQACVGVCPVKMVAGDPFPMTMVLMARLGNLDRVVELSKYCVGCGKCAAKCPVGNSGPSVASAAYLVWRERRRREESTRDPEIRALTGEPPSREGGADA; this is encoded by the coding sequence ATGAAACCGCGGCTGGACCATTGGCTGGAGGATCGGGTGACGCGCGGTCTGCGGCTGTCGCTGCTCGCCGCCGGCCTGGCGCTGCTGTTTCCTCCCGGGCGGCTGTACGCGCTGGCGATCCTCGGCCTCTTGCTGTTCATTTACGGCGTCCGGCAATGGCGGCGCGGCGGCTGGCGGTATGCGCTGCCGGTCGGCCTGCTGGCCGCGGCGGGTTTGGGCCTGCTGTTGTGGTCGATTCACGACCGGCGGGCCGTCGAGGATTACCTGGCGCTCCACCGACCGCTCTCCCTCGAGTTCGTGCCCGACGGGGTTTACCAGGGCAGCGCGCCGGGCAACAACGGCGACATCCACGTTCAGGTCCGGGTGGCCCACGGCCGCATTCAACAGGCGGCGGTGCTCGATCACCGCGAGGCCGTCTACGCGTTCGACGAGGTGCTGGCGCGTTTGCCGGGTCAGCGCAAGATCGACCTGACGGATCTGTCCGGCTTCGTTTTTCGCAATGAACGCTCGCTCATCGGCCTGCAAGCCGCGTTGGAAAAAGCCGTACTGCCGGCGATTTTCGATGCGCCGCAATTGTCGCGCGCCGCGCGGGCGGTCTTTTTCGTCGCCAGCAACCGCGGCGGACGGATCACCGCCAATTCGTTGGCCGTCCTGTTCATCGTGCTGCTGGCGTTCGATTACACCTTCGGGCCGACCCTGCGGCCGGGATTGGGACAATCGCTCAATTGTTACAACTGCCAGGCCTGCGTCGGCGTGTGCCCGGTGAAGATGGTCGCCGGCGATCCGTTCCCGATGACGATGGTGCTGATGGCGCGGCTGGGCAACCTCGATCGCGTGGTGGAGCTTTCGAAATACTGCGTCGGGTGCGGCAAGTGCGCCGCCAAGTGCCCGGTCGGCAATTCCGGCCCGTCGGTGGCCAGCGCGGCCTACCTCGTCTGGCGCGAACGGCGCCGCCGCGAGGAATCGACCCGCGATCCGGAAATCCGCGCCCTGACCGGCGAACCACCTTCGCGGGAAGGAGGCGCCGATGCCTGA
- a CDS encoding NAD-dependent deacylase: MKDFETVVELLRHSQWAIALTGAGISVESGVPDFRSPGGLWDRFDPMEYATIEAFRANPVKVWEMLREMNAVVKSARPNRAHLGFAALEEMGVLKALVTQNIDDLHQKAGSRNVIEFHGNSRKLMCLYCHRQFDADLIEKQMEADGVFPPRCPEDGHILKPTVIFFGEDIPRAASLMAFQEAERCDVILVVGTSATVFPASSIPIMARQKGAKVVEINLTRTGLTEYVAHHSLQGNASEILTELVDCLRDRRG; the protein is encoded by the coding sequence GTGAAAGATTTCGAAACCGTCGTCGAATTACTCCGGCACAGCCAATGGGCGATCGCCCTGACCGGCGCCGGCATCAGCGTCGAAAGCGGCGTTCCCGATTTTCGCAGCCCGGGCGGCTTGTGGGATCGCTTCGACCCGATGGAATACGCCACCATCGAAGCGTTTCGCGCCAATCCGGTCAAGGTCTGGGAAATGCTGCGCGAGATGAACGCGGTGGTTAAAAGCGCCCGGCCCAACCGGGCGCATCTTGGGTTCGCCGCGCTCGAGGAAATGGGCGTGCTCAAGGCGCTGGTCACCCAGAACATCGACGACCTGCATCAGAAGGCGGGCTCGCGCAACGTGATCGAGTTTCACGGCAACAGCCGCAAGCTGATGTGCCTCTACTGCCACCGCCAGTTCGACGCCGACCTCATCGAAAAGCAGATGGAAGCCGACGGCGTTTTTCCACCGCGCTGCCCGGAGGACGGCCACATCCTCAAGCCGACGGTGATTTTCTTCGGCGAGGATATTCCGCGCGCCGCCTCGCTGATGGCGTTCCAGGAAGCGGAACGTTGCGACGTCATCCTGGTGGTCGGCACCAGCGCGACCGTTTTTCCGGCCAGCAGCATTCCGATCATGGCGCGGCAAAAAGGCGCCAAGGTCGTCGAAATCAATCTCACGCGGACCGGCCTGACCGAATACGTCGCCCATCATTCGTTGCAGGGTAACGCCAGCGAGATCCTGACCGAACTGGTGGACTGCCTGCGCGACCGGCGCGGCTGA
- a CDS encoding SHOCT domain-containing protein: MKRKLLFKDAMLTDGICYFQDGKLNLIFGNIDYQSADPNAEYYRLDPRERTVINALRLQTNPARGYAAPPVVKGDKWLDTDRRNWLVIDPAVFFAKPAEEAKPETPVKEDPTLRLQKLKELLDQGLITPEEYEQKRQEILKEI; the protein is encoded by the coding sequence ATGAAGCGCAAGCTGTTGTTCAAGGACGCCATGCTGACCGACGGCATCTGCTATTTCCAGGACGGCAAGCTCAACCTGATCTTCGGCAACATCGATTACCAATCCGCCGATCCGAACGCCGAGTACTACCGGCTCGATCCGCGCGAACGCACGGTGATCAACGCCTTGCGGCTGCAAACCAATCCGGCGCGCGGCTACGCCGCGCCGCCGGTGGTCAAGGGCGACAAGTGGCTGGACACGGACCGGCGCAACTGGCTGGTGATCGATCCGGCGGTATTTTTCGCGAAGCCGGCCGAGGAAGCGAAGCCCGAAACGCCGGTCAAGGAGGATCCGACCCTGCGCCTGCAAAAGCTCAAGGAATTGCTCGACCAGGGTTTGATCACGCCGGAGGAATACGAGCAGAAACGCCAGGAAATCCTGAAGGAGATTTGA
- a CDS encoding glucose-6-phosphate isomerase, which produces MAIRFDYSHALAAGVAKRDLTALKKDLRQVRKQLQADRAAGRLGFADLPGDAGMLRAVKKAAAAYSHEDVHSVVILGIGGSALGFIALKEALMHPQHNQLAALCGHRTFYVLDNVDPELVAGVLDVIDPRTTLVNVITKSGSTAETIGQFLIFFDLFAKKLGSRAAAVKHFLFTTDPAKGPLRALAEKEGFATLPVPPAVGGRFSIFTPVGLFPAALAGMDIKALLQGAGDALQTSLYGLADASPALLGAGLHYLHYRQGRVMAVMMPYSNALFRVADWFRQLWAESLGKAVDLSGKPVHVGPTPVAALGATDQHSQVQLYAEGPDDKFYTFLRVERLRRKLPYPASPWKDGAFTYFKGHSMYDLFDAEAEATRFALSEVGRPCATITLPRIDEDALGRLLMHLEVQTAAAGRLFGIDAFDQPGVEAGKRYAFGLLGRAGYEAEAAKVRRAAGKQIVVEG; this is translated from the coding sequence ATGGCGATCCGTTTCGATTACTCGCATGCCCTGGCCGCCGGCGTCGCCAAACGCGACCTGACGGCGCTGAAAAAAGACCTGCGGCAGGTCCGCAAGCAATTGCAAGCGGACCGCGCGGCGGGCCGGCTCGGCTTCGCCGACCTGCCCGGCGACGCCGGGATGCTGCGCGCGGTGAAAAAAGCGGCCGCGGCCTACAGCCACGAGGATGTGCATTCGGTGGTGATCCTCGGCATCGGCGGCAGCGCGCTGGGCTTCATCGCCCTGAAAGAAGCGTTGATGCACCCGCAGCACAACCAACTGGCCGCGCTGTGCGGGCACCGCACGTTTTACGTGCTCGACAACGTTGATCCCGAACTGGTTGCCGGAGTGCTCGACGTGATCGACCCGCGCACGACCCTGGTCAACGTCATCACCAAGTCCGGCTCGACCGCCGAGACGATCGGCCAATTCCTGATCTTCTTCGACCTCTTCGCGAAGAAGCTCGGCAGCCGCGCCGCGGCCGTGAAACACTTCCTCTTCACCACCGATCCCGCCAAGGGCCCGTTGCGCGCGCTCGCCGAAAAGGAGGGCTTCGCCACCTTGCCGGTGCCGCCCGCCGTCGGCGGCCGGTTCTCGATCTTCACGCCCGTCGGTCTGTTTCCCGCCGCGCTGGCCGGAATGGATATCAAGGCGCTGCTCCAGGGCGCGGGCGACGCGCTGCAAACCTCGTTGTACGGCCTGGCCGACGCCAGCCCGGCGCTGCTGGGCGCGGGGTTGCACTACCTGCATTACCGGCAGGGCCGCGTCATGGCGGTGATGATGCCCTACAGCAACGCGCTGTTCCGCGTCGCCGATTGGTTCCGGCAATTGTGGGCCGAAAGCCTGGGCAAGGCCGTCGACCTGTCGGGCAAGCCGGTCCACGTCGGCCCGACGCCCGTCGCGGCGCTCGGCGCGACCGATCAACACAGCCAGGTACAGTTGTATGCCGAGGGGCCCGACGACAAGTTCTACACCTTCCTGCGCGTCGAACGGCTGCGGCGCAAGCTGCCTTACCCGGCCAGCCCCTGGAAAGACGGCGCCTTCACCTACTTCAAAGGCCACTCGATGTACGACCTGTTCGACGCCGAGGCCGAGGCCACGCGGTTCGCGCTGTCCGAGGTCGGTCGCCCCTGCGCCACGATCACGCTTCCACGGATCGACGAGGACGCGCTCGGCCGCCTGCTGATGCATCTGGAAGTGCAGACCGCCGCCGCCGGCCGCCTGTTCGGCATCGACGCGTTCGACCAGCCGGGCGTCGAAGCGGGCAAACGCTACGCCTTCGGCCTGCTGGGCCGCGCCGGTTACGAGGCCGAGGCGGCCAAGGTGCGCCGAGCCGCGGGCAAACAGATCGTCGTCGAAGGCTAA
- a CDS encoding DUF192 domain-containing protein, with protein MHFRRPILAILCLTAVAASAQMLLTLTIADHRLSVEIADTDSARQLGLMNRDSLPEEQGMLFVYDRAHRLNFWMKNTRLPLDIAFLSADGVIQQIASMQPFDENHTVSEQPAMYALEVNQGWFARHRVKVGEQVKGLPKTGR; from the coding sequence ATGCATTTCCGTCGGCCGATTCTGGCGATCCTTTGTCTGACGGCGGTCGCCGCGAGCGCGCAGATGCTATTGACGCTGACCATCGCCGATCACCGCCTGAGCGTGGAAATCGCCGACACCGACTCGGCGCGGCAATTGGGCCTGATGAACCGCGATTCGCTGCCGGAAGAGCAGGGGATGCTGTTCGTCTACGACCGGGCGCATCGCCTGAATTTCTGGATGAAGAACACGCGTCTGCCGCTGGATATCGCTTTTCTTTCGGCCGACGGCGTCATCCAGCAGATCGCGTCGATGCAACCGTTCGACGAAAACCATACGGTCTCCGAGCAGCCGGCGATGTACGCGCTGGAGGTCAACCAGGGTTGGTTCGCCCGCCATCGGGTCAAGGTCGGCGAGCAGGTGAAGGGTTTACCGAAAACCGGTCGCTAA
- a CDS encoding nitroreductase: MELSQALEQRCSVRRFKDDPIPPAVLQRVLEAARRAPSWANAQPARWIVVTDPAIKAKLAPCLSPGNPSSAAILKAPVVLALCFVKKRSGYYKGTPSTSLGDWGLFDAGLAAANLSLAAVAEGLGTVHVGAINLELAAETLQVPADVQLVELIPLGYPEQWPNKTTRLELEKIVSHEKYGS, encoded by the coding sequence ATGGAACTATCCCAGGCACTCGAACAACGCTGCAGCGTCCGCCGCTTCAAGGACGACCCGATTCCGCCGGCGGTGTTGCAACGCGTTTTGGAAGCCGCCCGGCGGGCGCCTAGTTGGGCCAACGCCCAGCCCGCCCGCTGGATCGTCGTCACCGACCCCGCGATCAAAGCCAAACTGGCGCCGTGCCTCTCGCCGGGCAATCCATCGAGCGCGGCCATTCTGAAGGCGCCGGTCGTGCTGGCGCTGTGTTTCGTGAAAAAGCGTTCCGGGTACTACAAGGGCACGCCCAGCACCTCGCTCGGCGACTGGGGCCTGTTCGACGCCGGGCTGGCCGCCGCCAACCTGTCGCTGGCCGCCGTGGCCGAGGGCCTGGGCACGGTGCACGTCGGCGCGATCAACCTCGAACTGGCCGCCGAAACCCTGCAGGTTCCGGCCGACGTGCAGCTGGTGGAGTTGATCCCGCTGGGTTATCCCGAGCAATGGCCCAACAAAACCACGCGCCTGGAACTGGAAAAAATCGTTTCCCACGAAAAATACGGGAGTTGA